The Arthrobacter russicus genome has a segment encoding these proteins:
- a CDS encoding phosphoketolase family protein: MTTPSTPMSTDPVLDAGQLDRINTWWRAANYLSVGQIYLLDNPLLREPLLPEHIKPRLLGHWGTTPGLNFIYAHLNRAIMQRDLDTIYVMGPGHGGPGPVAASWLEGSYTETYPDITQDAAGMRRLFRQFSFPGGIPSHVAPETPGSIHEGGELGYALSHAYGAAFDNPDLIVAAVVGDGEAETGPLAASWQSNKFVDPARDGTVLPILHLNGYKIANPTVLARISPEELDHLLRGYGHTPHYVEGDDPTQMHQDFARTLDACLDEIHNIKNRSQDGDTRRPMWPMIVLRSPKGWTGPKEVDGKKVEGSWRSHQVPFTQARENPEHRAILEAWMRSYRPEELFDETGAPIEAIATLHPAGDRRMSANPHANGGALLRDLRMPDFRDHAVAVPTPGTVTGESTRVLGGLLRDVMSANMDNFRVFAPDENNSNRLDAVLDATNRAWNAATVADDDHLAVDGRVMEILSEHTLQGWLEGYLLTGRHGFFSCYEGFIHIVDSMFNQHAKWLTTTNSIPWRRPVASLNYLLTSHVWRQDNNGFSHQDPGFIDHVVNKKPDVIRVYLPPDANTLLSVADHCLRSRQYVNVIVAGKQPQLQFLTMEQAIEHCTKGIGIWDWASSDDGLEPDVVMACAGDVPTMETLAAVMILKSHFPDLRIRVVNVVDLMRLKDQKAHPHGLSDADFDALFTTHAPVVFAYHGYPTLIHRLTYRRANHANMHVHGYQEEGTTTTPFDMCVLNELDRYHLAIDVIDRVPRLRDVSAHVRDELRTALIEHRAYIREHGEDHPEIRDWIWDSTPTDPAEPTTPGSR, translated from the coding sequence ATGACTACACCGTCTACTCCGATGAGCACCGATCCGGTGCTCGATGCCGGGCAACTGGATCGCATCAATACCTGGTGGCGGGCGGCGAATTACCTCTCGGTGGGGCAGATCTACCTGCTGGATAATCCGCTGCTGCGGGAGCCGCTGCTGCCTGAGCACATCAAACCGCGGCTGCTCGGACACTGGGGCACCACCCCTGGGCTGAACTTCATCTACGCCCACCTGAACCGGGCCATCATGCAACGCGACCTGGACACCATCTACGTCATGGGGCCCGGCCACGGCGGCCCCGGCCCGGTCGCCGCGTCCTGGTTGGAGGGCAGCTACACCGAAACCTACCCGGACATCACCCAGGACGCCGCCGGCATGCGGCGGCTGTTCCGGCAGTTCTCCTTCCCCGGCGGTATCCCCAGCCATGTCGCACCGGAGACCCCCGGCTCCATTCACGAGGGCGGCGAGTTGGGGTATGCCCTCTCGCACGCCTACGGGGCAGCGTTCGACAACCCCGACCTCATCGTCGCCGCAGTGGTCGGCGACGGGGAGGCCGAGACCGGCCCACTCGCGGCCAGTTGGCAGTCGAACAAGTTCGTCGACCCCGCCCGGGACGGCACGGTGCTGCCGATCCTGCACCTGAACGGCTACAAGATCGCCAACCCCACCGTGCTGGCGCGGATCAGCCCCGAAGAGCTCGATCACCTGCTGCGCGGCTACGGGCACACCCCGCACTACGTCGAAGGCGACGACCCGACACAAATGCACCAGGACTTCGCCCGCACCCTGGACGCCTGCCTGGACGAGATCCATAACATCAAGAACCGGTCACAGGACGGGGACACCCGTCGTCCGATGTGGCCGATGATCGTGCTGCGCTCCCCGAAAGGGTGGACGGGGCCGAAGGAGGTCGACGGGAAGAAGGTCGAGGGCAGCTGGCGGTCCCACCAGGTGCCGTTCACCCAGGCGCGGGAGAACCCCGAACATCGGGCGATCCTCGAAGCCTGGATGCGCAGCTACCGTCCCGAAGAACTCTTCGACGAAACCGGGGCACCGATCGAGGCGATCGCGACCCTGCACCCGGCCGGCGACCGCCGGATGAGCGCCAACCCGCACGCCAACGGCGGCGCTCTGCTGCGCGATCTGCGGATGCCCGACTTCCGCGACCATGCGGTGGCGGTGCCCACCCCGGGGACGGTCACCGGTGAGTCCACCCGGGTGCTCGGCGGGCTGCTGCGCGACGTGATGAGCGCCAACATGGACAACTTCCGGGTCTTCGCCCCGGACGAGAACAACTCCAACCGGCTCGACGCCGTCCTCGACGCCACGAACCGGGCGTGGAACGCCGCCACCGTCGCCGACGACGATCACCTCGCCGTCGACGGGCGGGTGATGGAGATCCTCTCCGAACACACCCTGCAGGGCTGGCTCGAGGGGTACCTGCTCACCGGCCGGCACGGGTTCTTCTCCTGCTACGAGGGCTTCATCCACATCGTCGACTCGATGTTCAACCAGCACGCCAAATGGTTGACCACCACCAACAGCATCCCGTGGCGGCGCCCGGTCGCGTCCCTGAACTACCTGCTCACTTCCCACGTGTGGCGCCAGGACAACAACGGCTTCTCCCACCAGGACCCCGGCTTCATCGACCACGTCGTGAACAAGAAACCCGACGTGATCCGGGTGTACCTGCCGCCGGATGCGAACACACTCCTGTCGGTCGCCGATCATTGCCTGCGCAGCCGCCAGTACGTGAACGTCATCGTCGCCGGCAAGCAACCCCAGCTGCAGTTCCTGACCATGGAGCAGGCGATCGAGCACTGCACCAAGGGCATCGGGATCTGGGACTGGGCCAGCAGCGACGACGGTCTGGAACCCGACGTCGTGATGGCTTGCGCCGGCGATGTGCCGACGATGGAGACCCTCGCCGCCGTGATGATCCTGAAATCCCACTTCCCGGACCTGCGCATCCGGGTCGTCAACGTCGTCGACCTGATGCGGCTCAAAGACCAGAAGGCGCACCCGCACGGCCTGTCCGATGCGGACTTCGACGCCCTGTTTACCACGCACGCGCCCGTCGTGTTCGCCTACCACGGCTACCCGACCCTGATCCACCGGCTCACCTACCGCAGGGCGAACCACGCCAACATGCACGTCCATGGCTACCAGGAGGAAGGCACGACCACTACCCCGTTCGACATGTGCGTGCTAAACGAACTCGACCGCTACCACTTGGCCATCGACGTCATCGACCGGGTGCCCCGGCTGCGCGACGTCTCCGCCCACGTGCGGGATGAACTGCGCACCGCCCTGATCGAGCACCGCGCATACATTCGCGAGCACGGCGAAGACCACCCTGAGATCCGCGACTGGATCTGGGACAGCACGCCGACGGATCCCGCCGAACCGACCACCCCTGGGTCCAGATGA
- a CDS encoding multicopper oxidase family protein — MNNPINASVTRRGFLAVGTGVLATAVLASCTPAPPRYLTATSSPVRKAETARGGTGRVTRVELTAAPTELDLAGTTASTWSFGAVPAPTIRLSAGDTLHATIHNRLPTDTSVHWHGVALRDDMDGVPGLTQKPIASGEDFDYEFVAANPGTYWFHPHVGPQLDRGLYGALIVDDPHEPLSYDDEWVVILDDWLDGVTGTPDQVLKELSGGMGGMMSGGGGHMMMGARSELLGGDAGDVAYPYFLVNGRPAADPETFSSASGKRVRIRFINAGGDTAFRVGLGGHRLTVTHSDGFPVTPVDTDAILIGMGERYDAIVTLADGVFPLVAAAEGKGAAAFALVRTASGQAPRTTASIPELTRSVLTADKLTADPSVILRKRPVDRELTATLSGSMMAYDWAINGHRFDPSNPLAGALGVKQGERVRLRIVNTTQMWHPFHLHGHTYQHAGPGPRKDTSIVLPGRSLTVEFDADNPGRWAAHCHNIYHAEAGMMTVLGYQTA; from the coding sequence GTGAACAACCCCATCAACGCCAGCGTGACCAGGCGCGGTTTCCTCGCCGTGGGCACCGGCGTCCTCGCCACGGCGGTCCTCGCCTCGTGCACGCCCGCCCCACCGCGCTACCTCACCGCCACCAGTTCCCCGGTGCGGAAGGCGGAGACCGCCCGCGGCGGGACCGGCCGGGTCACCCGGGTCGAGCTCACCGCCGCGCCGACCGAACTCGACCTCGCCGGCACCACCGCGAGCACCTGGAGTTTCGGTGCCGTTCCGGCGCCGACGATCCGCCTGTCCGCCGGCGACACCCTGCACGCCACGATCCACAACCGGCTCCCTACCGACACGTCCGTGCACTGGCACGGTGTGGCGCTGCGGGACGACATGGACGGAGTCCCCGGACTCACCCAGAAGCCGATCGCCTCCGGAGAGGACTTCGACTACGAGTTCGTGGCCGCGAACCCGGGAACGTACTGGTTCCACCCGCACGTCGGTCCGCAACTGGACCGCGGCCTGTACGGGGCGCTGATCGTCGACGACCCGCACGAACCCTTGAGCTACGACGACGAGTGGGTGGTCATCCTCGACGACTGGCTCGACGGGGTGACCGGTACCCCCGATCAGGTGCTCAAGGAGCTCAGCGGCGGGATGGGCGGGATGATGAGCGGAGGCGGCGGGCACATGATGATGGGCGCCCGCTCCGAGCTGCTCGGCGGCGACGCCGGAGATGTCGCCTACCCGTACTTCTTAGTCAACGGCCGGCCGGCCGCCGACCCCGAGACCTTCTCCAGTGCATCGGGGAAGCGGGTGCGGATCAGGTTCATCAACGCGGGCGGCGACACCGCGTTCCGGGTGGGCCTCGGCGGGCACCGGCTCACCGTCACCCACAGCGACGGGTTCCCGGTCACCCCGGTGGACACGGACGCGATCCTGATCGGGATGGGCGAACGCTACGACGCGATCGTCACCCTTGCCGATGGGGTGTTCCCGCTGGTCGCCGCCGCCGAGGGCAAAGGCGCGGCCGCGTTCGCCCTCGTCCGCACCGCATCCGGCCAGGCGCCGCGCACGACGGCGAGCATCCCGGAGCTGACCCGGTCGGTCCTCACGGCGGACAAGCTCACCGCCGATCCGAGTGTGATCCTCCGCAAGCGCCCGGTCGATCGGGAGCTGACGGCGACACTGTCCGGTTCGATGATGGCCTACGACTGGGCGATCAACGGTCACCGCTTCGACCCGAGCAACCCGCTCGCTGGCGCCCTCGGCGTGAAACAGGGCGAACGGGTGCGGTTGCGCATCGTCAACACCACCCAGATGTGGCACCCGTTCCACCTGCACGGGCACACCTACCAGCACGCCGGGCCCGGTCCACGGAAGGACACCTCGATCGTCCTGCCGGGCAGGTCGTTGACCGTCGAGTTCGACGCCGACAACCCGGGACGGTGGGCGGCGCACTGCCACAACATCTACCACGCAGAGGCCGGGATGATGACCGTCCTCGGCTACCAGACCGCCTAA
- a CDS encoding heavy metal translocating P-type ATPase, translating into MSTRHIVLEVSGLQRASSKSVIEATLLRRPGVTAVEANPVAQTANISYNPELTSLAQLSRWITDCGYHCAGQSVPDHICNPADDPDDVSHTGHSLPAMHDHPMTDKSTTANPMPADSTTGDAMSAGSMPAGSMTDGSMTGDAMADAMRDHAPDAAGHGDHDTAPRTAQEVMGHGGGHAGMSMAAMIRDMRNRFLVAAILSVAILLFSPIGRNVFGFTVPAPFGLRDDVFTLILSLPVIFYSAWIFFDGAFRALRARTLDMMVLVAVGVGAGWIYSLIVTLTGGGDVFYEAATVLTTFVLLGHWVEMRARGGANDAIRRLLELAPARAVVIRDGQEVEVATSEVVPGDLMLVRPGAKVPTDGQVEDGESEIDESMVTGESMPVEKTPGSAVIGATVNTSGTLRVRATKVGADTALAQIVKLVQEAQNSKAPGQRLADRAAFWLVLVALIGGSVTFLVWWLTGASVPTAILFAITVVVITCPDALGLATPTAIMVGTGLGAKRGVLFKNAAGIETAARINTVVLDKTGTLTKGEPEVTDYLPVGMEDLGLLSLAAALERESEHPLAKAIVAYADGRNIPRRTASAFRNIAGRGAIATVDGRQVVLGNTRLMGEQGIDTASVEATQKSLAESGRTAIMFAVDGKAAGVIGLADAPRDTAKAAIDALHEAGIEVVMLTGDNQPTANRIASLLGIDTVIAEVLPEDKSAKIAELQKAGKKVAMVGDGVNDAPALAQADLGIAIGAGTDVAIETADVVLMRSDPLDVAIALKIGKGTLRKMRQNLGWAIGYNAIALPIAAGVFVPAFGLMLTPEIAAISMSGSSVIVAVNALLLKRLRLPVPAAPAPAPAPAPAPAPAPSVAP; encoded by the coding sequence ATGAGCACACGACACATCGTCCTGGAAGTATCCGGCCTCCAAAGGGCATCCTCGAAATCCGTCATCGAAGCAACCCTCCTCCGCCGCCCAGGGGTGACCGCCGTGGAGGCCAACCCGGTCGCCCAGACCGCGAACATCTCCTACAACCCCGAGCTGACCTCCCTGGCGCAACTGAGCCGGTGGATCACCGACTGCGGGTACCACTGCGCCGGCCAGTCCGTCCCCGACCACATCTGCAACCCGGCCGACGACCCCGACGACGTATCCCACACCGGCCACTCCCTGCCGGCGATGCACGATCACCCGATGACCGACAAATCTACGACCGCGAACCCCATGCCTGCGGACTCCACGACCGGGGACGCCATGAGCGCGGGCTCCATGCCTGCAGGCTCCATGACCGACGGCTCGATGACCGGGGACGCGATGGCCGACGCCATGCGCGACCACGCACCGGACGCTGCCGGTCACGGCGACCACGACACCGCGCCCCGCACGGCCCAAGAGGTGATGGGCCACGGCGGCGGCCATGCGGGCATGTCGATGGCGGCGATGATCCGCGACATGCGCAACCGGTTCCTGGTCGCCGCGATCCTGTCAGTCGCGATCCTGCTGTTCTCCCCAATCGGCCGGAACGTGTTCGGGTTCACCGTGCCAGCCCCGTTCGGACTCCGCGACGACGTATTCACCCTGATCCTGTCACTGCCGGTGATCTTCTACTCCGCCTGGATCTTCTTCGACGGCGCCTTCCGCGCGCTGCGCGCCCGCACCCTGGACATGATGGTCCTCGTCGCAGTCGGCGTCGGCGCCGGGTGGATCTACAGCCTGATCGTCACCCTCACCGGCGGCGGAGACGTGTTCTACGAAGCCGCCACCGTCCTCACCACCTTCGTGCTGCTCGGCCACTGGGTGGAGATGCGCGCCCGCGGAGGAGCGAACGACGCCATCCGCCGCCTGCTCGAGCTCGCCCCCGCCCGCGCCGTGGTCATCCGCGACGGGCAAGAAGTCGAGGTCGCGACCTCCGAGGTGGTCCCCGGCGATCTGATGCTGGTGCGGCCCGGCGCGAAGGTCCCCACCGACGGGCAGGTGGAGGACGGCGAATCCGAGATCGACGAATCGATGGTCACCGGCGAGTCCATGCCGGTGGAGAAGACCCCCGGATCCGCGGTGATCGGCGCGACCGTCAACACCAGCGGCACGTTGCGGGTCCGCGCCACCAAGGTCGGCGCCGACACCGCGCTGGCTCAGATCGTGAAACTGGTGCAGGAGGCGCAGAACTCCAAAGCGCCCGGGCAGCGCCTCGCCGACCGGGCCGCGTTCTGGCTCGTGCTGGTTGCCCTGATCGGCGGCAGCGTGACCTTCCTGGTCTGGTGGCTGACCGGCGCGTCCGTGCCGACCGCGATCCTGTTCGCGATCACCGTCGTGGTCATCACCTGCCCCGACGCATTGGGGCTTGCCACCCCGACCGCGATCATGGTCGGCACCGGCCTCGGCGCGAAACGCGGTGTGCTGTTCAAGAACGCCGCCGGGATCGAGACCGCCGCCCGCATCAACACCGTCGTGCTGGACAAGACCGGCACCCTCACCAAAGGCGAACCCGAGGTCACCGACTACCTCCCGGTCGGCATGGAGGACCTCGGACTACTGTCGCTGGCCGCTGCGCTCGAACGGGAATCGGAGCACCCGCTGGCGAAGGCGATCGTCGCCTACGCCGACGGGCGGAACATTCCGCGCCGGACCGCGTCCGCGTTCCGCAACATCGCCGGGCGGGGTGCCATCGCCACCGTCGACGGACGGCAGGTCGTCCTCGGCAACACCCGGCTGATGGGCGAACAGGGCATCGACACCGCGTCGGTGGAAGCGACACAGAAGTCCCTCGCCGAAAGCGGCCGCACGGCGATCATGTTCGCCGTCGACGGAAAAGCCGCCGGCGTCATCGGACTGGCCGACGCCCCCCGCGACACCGCGAAAGCCGCCATCGACGCCCTGCACGAGGCCGGCATCGAGGTGGTCATGCTCACCGGCGACAACCAGCCCACCGCCAACCGGATCGCGTCGCTGCTGGGCATCGACACGGTCATCGCCGAGGTGCTGCCCGAGGACAAGTCGGCGAAGATCGCCGAGCTGCAGAAGGCCGGGAAGAAGGTCGCGATGGTCGGCGACGGCGTCAACGACGCCCCCGCGCTCGCCCAGGCCGACCTCGGCATCGCCATCGGCGCCGGCACCGACGTCGCCATCGAGACCGCCGATGTCGTGCTGATGCGCTCCGACCCGCTGGACGTCGCGATCGCCCTGAAGATCGGGAAGGGCACGCTGCGGAAAATGCGGCAGAATCTCGGCTGGGCCATCGGCTACAACGCCATCGCCCTCCCGATCGCCGCCGGCGTGTTCGTCCCCGCGTTCGGGCTGATGCTCACCCCGGAGATCGCCGCGATCAGCATGTCCGGCTCCTCCGTGATCGTCGCCGTCAACGCGCTCCTGCTCAAGCGGCTTCGCCTGCCCGTCCCGGCGGCACCCGCACCCGCACCCGCACCCGCACCCGCACCCGCACCCGCACCAAGCGTCGCACCGTAA